The Kluyvera intermedia genome window below encodes:
- a CDS encoding 6-phospho-alpha-glucosidase, whose translation MKKFSVVIAGGGSTFTPGIVLMLLANQDRFPLRSLKFYDNDGARQETIAEACKVILKEQAPEIEFSYTTDPQAAFTDVDFVMAHIRVGKYPMREKDEKIPLRHGVLGQETCGPGGISYGMRSIGGVLELVDYMEKYSPNAWMLNYSNPAAIVAEATNRLRPNAKILNICDMPIGIEGRMAQIVGLKDRKQMRVRYYGLNHFGWWTSIEDLEGNDLMPKLREHVAKYGYVPPSNDPHTEASWNDTFAKAKDVQALDPDTMPNTYLKYYLFPDYVVAHSNPERTRANEVMDHREKNVFTACRAIIEAGKSSAGDLEIDEHASYIVDLATAIAFNTQERMLLIVPNNGAIHNFDADAMVEIPCLVGHNGPEPLTVGDIPNFQKGMMGQQVAVEKLVVDAWEHRSYHKLWQAIALSKTVPSASVAKAILDDLIEANKDYWPELH comes from the coding sequence ATGAAAAAATTCTCAGTTGTTATCGCAGGCGGCGGCAGTACCTTTACCCCAGGCATCGTGTTAATGCTGCTGGCAAACCAGGACCGGTTCCCGCTGCGGTCACTGAAATTTTACGACAACGACGGCGCGCGTCAGGAAACCATCGCCGAAGCATGTAAGGTTATCCTTAAAGAGCAGGCGCCGGAGATTGAATTCAGCTACACCACCGACCCGCAAGCGGCGTTTACCGATGTCGATTTTGTGATGGCGCATATCCGCGTGGGTAAATACCCGATGCGTGAAAAAGATGAAAAAATCCCGCTGCGCCACGGCGTACTCGGTCAGGAAACCTGCGGGCCGGGTGGCATTTCTTACGGTATGCGCTCGATCGGCGGCGTGCTGGAACTGGTCGATTATATGGAAAAATATTCGCCGAACGCGTGGATGCTGAACTACTCCAACCCGGCGGCGATTGTGGCGGAAGCGACGAACCGCCTGCGTCCAAACGCTAAAATTCTCAACATTTGCGATATGCCTATCGGCATTGAAGGACGAATGGCGCAAATTGTGGGTCTCAAAGATCGTAAACAGATGCGTGTGCGCTACTACGGCCTGAATCACTTCGGCTGGTGGACATCGATTGAAGATCTGGAAGGCAACGATTTAATGCCGAAATTACGCGAACATGTCGCTAAATATGGCTATGTTCCGCCATCTAACGACCCACATACGGAAGCAAGCTGGAATGATACTTTCGCCAAAGCGAAAGACGTGCAGGCGCTGGATCCGGACACCATGCCGAATACCTACCTGAAATACTATCTGTTCCCTGACTATGTGGTCGCTCACTCTAACCCGGAGCGCACCCGCGCTAACGAGGTGATGGACCACCGTGAGAAAAACGTCTTCACCGCGTGTCGGGCGATTATTGAAGCCGGTAAATCCTCTGCGGGCGACCTGGAAATTGATGAACATGCTTCTTACATCGTCGATCTGGCGACCGCCATCGCCTTTAACACCCAAGAGCGCATGCTGCTGATTGTGCCAAACAACGGTGCGATTCATAACTTCGACGCCGATGCGATGGTTGAAATTCCATGCCTGGTCGGCCACAACGGCCCAGAACCATTGACGGTAGGCGATATTCCTAACTTCCAGAAAGGGATGATGGGCCAGCAGGTAGCGGTGGAAAAACTGGTGGTGGATGCCTGGGAACATCGCTCTTACCACAAACTGTGGCAGGCGATTGCATTGTCGAAAACCGTGCCGAGCGCATCAGTCGCCAAAGCAATTCTTGATGATTTGATTGAGGCCAATAAAGACTACTGGCCGGAACTGCACTAA
- a CDS encoding YidH family protein, with protein MKISRLGEAPDYRFSLANERTFLAWIRTALGFLAAGVGLDQLAPDFATPVIREALALMLCLFAGGIAIYGYLRWLSNEKAMRLKEDLPYTRSLLVISLMLTIVALVVMLLVLYAG; from the coding sequence ATGAAGATTTCCCGCCTCGGTGAAGCGCCTGACTATCGCTTTTCGCTGGCTAATGAGCGCACGTTTCTGGCATGGATACGCACGGCGCTGGGCTTTCTGGCGGCAGGCGTTGGGCTTGACCAGCTCGCCCCCGACTTTGCGACGCCGGTCATTCGTGAAGCGCTGGCGCTAATGCTGTGCTTATTCGCGGGCGGCATTGCTATTTATGGCTATCTGCGCTGGCTGAGCAATGAAAAGGCGATGCGTTTAAAAGAGGACTTACCCTACACCCGCAGTCTGCTGGTGATTAGCCTGATGCTAACAATCGTGGCGCTGGTGGTTATGCTGCTGGTGCTCTATGCCGGATAG
- a CDS encoding DUF202 domain-containing protein → MPDSRKSRRQYDPGLQPERTSLAWFRTLLGYGALMALALKHNWHQAGSLFWVSVGVLILVAAILWHYTRNRNVMDVCQDDFAQPRAIRDKFLISLAVLSLAILFAMTHIRQLIIFMKDLG, encoded by the coding sequence ATGCCGGATAGTCGAAAATCCCGGCGTCAGTACGATCCTGGGCTTCAACCTGAACGAACCTCACTGGCCTGGTTCCGCACGCTGCTTGGCTACGGCGCATTAATGGCGCTGGCGCTTAAGCACAATTGGCATCAGGCTGGTTCTCTTTTCTGGGTGTCGGTGGGCGTGCTTATTCTGGTTGCTGCTATCCTTTGGCATTACACCCGCAACCGTAACGTTATGGATGTCTGTCAGGATGATTTTGCGCAACCCCGCGCGATTCGTGACAAATTTTTGATCTCCCTCGCAGTGTTGTCGCTCGCAATATTGTTTGCTATGACTCACATACGCCAACTTATTATTTTTATGAAGGATTTAGGATGA
- a CDS encoding radical SAM protein: MTGRQAEPSHYHYDLNYDHYPVPSEDASLLLNYDAYGIDERSHPHILMQLQAQPHVSTLQVVIHHGNSQQPQHLYRYLRGLGIPFLQFIPLVAVDDVGNLTADSVQAEEWGAFLIAVFDLWVQKDIEQIHIRQFDAVLDIWRGKSLQVVCDNAPLTDECRECSVLCFCQGDCLENRIADGGKSALCAGYHQFFTYSAPYMKAMRDLLKQHRSPMELMAMLAQSR, translated from the coding sequence ATGACAGGACGTCAGGCTGAACCCAGTCATTATCACTACGACCTCAACTATGACCACTATCCTGTTCCGTCTGAAGACGCGAGCCTTCTGCTGAACTATGACGCTTATGGCATTGATGAGCGCTCGCACCCACACATTTTAATGCAGCTTCAGGCACAGCCTCATGTGTCCACATTACAAGTGGTCATTCATCACGGCAATAGTCAGCAACCGCAGCATCTTTACCGCTACCTGCGCGGGCTCGGTATCCCTTTTTTGCAGTTTATCCCATTGGTTGCGGTGGATGACGTGGGCAATCTGACCGCCGACTCAGTGCAGGCTGAAGAATGGGGCGCATTTCTGATCGCGGTATTTGATCTCTGGGTACAAAAAGATATTGAACAGATCCACATCCGGCAGTTTGATGCTGTGTTGGATATCTGGCGTGGAAAGTCATTACAGGTTGTTTGCGACAATGCGCCTCTCACGGATGAATGTCGTGAGTGTTCCGTACTGTGTTTTTGCCAGGGTGACTGTCTCGAAAATCGCATTGCCGACGGCGGGAAGAGTGCGCTGTGTGCAGGCTACCACCAATTCTTCACCTACAGCGCACCGTATATGAAAGCGATGCGCGACCTGCTTAAACAACACCGCTCGCCGATGGAATTGATGGCGATGTTAGCTCAGAGCCGATAA
- a CDS encoding helix-turn-helix domain-containing protein: MPLVLPQDTHFHHPLESVVFHFWHPEKNISHEHTHEYCELFLVGSGSGIHVINEKPWLLTSGTLCYLNRQDYHLFEEMKDLQQVNLLYLGRDNFNFIKHIDYLLPQEGESNVWQMDVGIMQRVIDRLASHKEEAFADKLLAESYKEILFLEVLHTLNQWRYKTQDFHSSDDRISQVLIRLNGQWQQPLDLDALCQEFTISRRTLQRGFSEYTGVSPQQYLARMRLLQSRYQLRFTNDSVNDIAIRCGFGDVSYFSRAFRRQFGVSPNQCR, encoded by the coding sequence ATGCCGCTCGTTCTGCCCCAGGACACCCATTTTCACCATCCGCTGGAAAGCGTGGTGTTTCATTTCTGGCATCCGGAAAAGAACATCAGCCATGAACATACCCACGAATACTGCGAACTGTTTCTCGTTGGCAGCGGTAGCGGTATTCATGTTATCAATGAAAAACCCTGGCTGTTGACCAGCGGTACGCTGTGTTATCTGAATCGCCAGGATTACCATCTTTTTGAAGAGATGAAGGATTTACAGCAGGTTAATCTGCTCTATCTCGGACGCGATAATTTCAACTTTATCAAACACATTGATTATCTCTTACCGCAAGAGGGAGAGAGTAACGTCTGGCAAATGGACGTGGGGATCATGCAGCGTGTTATTGACCGTCTCGCCAGCCACAAAGAGGAGGCGTTCGCTGACAAACTTCTGGCTGAAAGCTATAAAGAGATTTTGTTCCTCGAAGTACTGCATACGCTCAACCAATGGCGTTATAAGACTCAGGATTTTCACTCCAGCGACGACCGTATCAGCCAGGTGTTGATTCGCCTGAATGGGCAGTGGCAGCAGCCGCTCGACCTGGACGCGTTGTGCCAGGAATTCACTATCTCCCGGCGCACGTTGCAGCGCGGTTTTAGCGAATATACCGGCGTTTCCCCACAGCAATATCTGGCCCGTATGCGGCTGCTGCAATCACGCTATCAGCTGCGTTTCACTAACGACTCGGTCAATGATATTGCCATTCGCTGTGGATTTGGCGACGTTAGCTACTTTTCGCGTGCGTTTCGCCGCCAGTTTGGTGTGTCACCGAATCAATGTCGGTAG
- a CDS encoding BNR repeat-containing protein: MTDIVVAPVAHACADFTVLYCLMNHDNHQFAAWYDAEHRITVGQRELPDGAWKTFQPEGFWIPERERYSHITDFDSHNYLTMAVDSSGYLHLSGNMHVDPLIYFRSRQPLDVTTLECEPAMTGEREARATYPVFFKDVQGRLLFRYRDGCSGNGDDLYNIFDAERQQWTRLLETPLLNGEEARNGYARQPLLGPDGYWHMVWMWRETPHCETNNNLSYVRSRDLKRWEKSDGTPLVLPIARHQGEIVDDAGIGGGLINMVQEVGFDNQARPVLIYHRYDDRGLSQAYLARPDGRGGWQKSQLSQWDFRWDFNGGGSIPPDVTLSVPRAVGNGQMAVEWTSTWAGSGVWIIDDRTLSVIATKPLIPRLPAELWQPRQNVAPQAEVQLIPAQNSDYRPQNRYWLRWEALPIFRDVAHEAKTGATLLEVVEFVGE, translated from the coding sequence ATGACCGATATCGTTGTTGCGCCCGTGGCTCACGCCTGCGCAGATTTCACCGTACTCTATTGCCTGATGAATCATGATAATCATCAGTTTGCCGCCTGGTATGATGCCGAACACCGCATTACCGTCGGCCAGCGCGAACTACCAGACGGCGCCTGGAAGACCTTCCAGCCAGAAGGTTTCTGGATCCCGGAGCGCGAGCGCTATAGCCATATTACCGATTTTGATTCGCACAATTATCTGACGATGGCGGTCGATAGCAGCGGATATCTGCATCTTTCCGGCAATATGCATGTCGATCCGCTTATTTACTTCCGTAGCCGCCAACCGCTGGACGTTACCACGCTGGAATGTGAACCTGCGATGACCGGCGAGCGCGAAGCCCGCGCCACCTACCCGGTGTTCTTTAAGGATGTACAGGGACGCCTGCTGTTCCGCTACCGCGATGGCTGTAGCGGCAACGGCGACGACCTGTACAACATTTTCGACGCCGAACGCCAGCAGTGGACACGGCTTCTGGAAACGCCGCTGCTCAACGGCGAGGAGGCGCGTAACGGCTACGCGCGCCAGCCGCTGCTGGGGCCGGACGGCTACTGGCACATGGTGTGGATGTGGCGCGAAACGCCGCACTGCGAAACCAACAATAACCTCTCCTACGTGCGCAGCCGCGATCTTAAGCGCTGGGAGAAATCGGACGGCACCCCGCTCGTGCTGCCGATTGCCCGTCATCAGGGTGAGATTGTTGACGATGCAGGTATCGGCGGCGGGCTGATTAATATGGTGCAGGAGGTGGGCTTTGATAATCAGGCGCGCCCGGTGCTGATTTACCATCGTTATGATGACCGGGGGCTGTCGCAAGCGTATCTGGCCCGCCCGGATGGTAGAGGCGGCTGGCAAAAATCGCAGCTCAGCCAGTGGGATTTTCGTTGGGATTTCAACGGCGGCGGATCCATTCCCCCAGACGTAACGCTCAGCGTGCCGCGTGCTGTCGGCAACGGTCAAATGGCGGTGGAATGGACATCAACATGGGCCGGTAGCGGCGTGTGGATTATTGATGACCGGACGCTGTCTGTCATCGCCACCAAACCGCTTATACCAAGGCTTCCCGCTGAGTTATGGCAGCCCCGGCAGAATGTTGCACCACAGGCAGAAGTACAGCTAATTCCGGCACAAAACAGCGATTACCGCCCGCAAAACCGCTACTGGTTACGCTGGGAAGCGCTGCCTATTTTCCGCGATGTGGCGCATGAAGCCAAAACCGGGGCGACGCTGTTGGAGGTGGTTGAATTCGTCGGTGAGTAA
- a CDS encoding MFS transporter — MQQAEKSVGRGGFTLLIWVLLLLLGCVLFFFSLDRQIVSILKTTLMQELGLDNSDYSVLISAFMIPYTFMYFFVGGIVDRFGSRYVLCALMVLMSIATLITGLSHSMTGLIVGRVLLGLAESGIVPALTLAVFTWFRAEQRAFAFQLTNIIQSVGLIIAPPFVAWVTLSTGWRWAFFIPAMAGVVVGILWYLASRKTPPAAEDVVMEAAVSVPLIDRYKMVLTSKPIWALLIARLLTDPFWFFYQYWQVGFMQEKIGLTLAEVGKLMWLPPLIAVFGVLAACWASDRLVARGMDATRARLTVIWSVTCLAPLVFLLPSISNAYAAVAIMTVINFMCTAWLSMATIMMGGLAPRVAIATAIGVMSALGGVSSIIFNGFVGSIIDNFGYSMPIYAGATLHPIGALVLAAFFLHRKKTFVARPETV, encoded by the coding sequence ATGCAACAGGCTGAAAAATCTGTCGGCCGTGGCGGCTTTACCCTGCTGATTTGGGTACTGCTTTTGCTCCTCGGCTGCGTGCTGTTTTTCTTCTCGCTCGACCGGCAAATCGTTTCCATCCTCAAAACCACTCTAATGCAGGAGTTGGGGCTGGATAACAGCGATTATTCGGTGCTGATCAGCGCTTTTATGATCCCCTATACCTTCATGTATTTCTTTGTCGGCGGCATCGTTGACCGCTTCGGCAGTCGCTATGTGCTGTGCGCCTTAATGGTGTTGATGTCCATTGCCACGCTGATTACCGGATTGTCACATTCGATGACCGGACTGATTGTCGGCCGCGTCCTGCTGGGGCTTGCCGAATCGGGGATTGTGCCCGCACTAACGCTGGCAGTCTTTACCTGGTTTCGCGCCGAACAACGCGCTTTCGCTTTCCAGCTCACCAACATTATTCAATCCGTCGGTTTGATTATCGCCCCGCCATTCGTGGCATGGGTGACGCTCTCTACCGGCTGGCGCTGGGCGTTCTTTATCCCAGCAATGGCGGGCGTGGTGGTCGGTATTCTGTGGTATCTGGCAAGCCGTAAAACGCCGCCAGCGGCGGAAGACGTAGTGATGGAAGCGGCGGTTAGCGTACCGCTGATTGACCGCTACAAAATGGTGCTCACCTCCAAACCTATCTGGGCGCTGCTGATTGCGCGTCTGCTGACCGACCCATTCTGGTTCTTTTACCAGTACTGGCAGGTCGGTTTTATGCAGGAGAAAATTGGCCTGACGCTGGCGGAAGTCGGCAAGCTGATGTGGCTGCCGCCGCTGATTGCCGTCTTCGGCGTGCTGGCAGCATGCTGGGCCTCCGACCGTCTGGTGGCGCGCGGTATGGACGCCACTCGCGCTCGCTTAACCGTTATCTGGTCGGTTACCTGTCTGGCACCACTGGTGTTTTTGCTGCCATCCATCAGCAATGCCTATGCCGCTGTCGCCATCATGACGGTCATTAACTTTATGTGCACCGCATGGCTCAGCATGGCGACCATCATGATGGGCGGTTTGGCGCCACGGGTTGCCATCGCCACCGCTATCGGCGTGATGAGCGCTCTGGGCGGCGTCAGCTCCATTATCTTTAACGGCTTTGTCGGCTCGATAATCGATAACTTTGGCTACTCGATGCCGATTTACGCCGGTGCCACGCTGCACCCTATCGGCGCGCTGGTGCTGGCCGCCTTCTTTTTACACCGTAAAAAAACCTTTGTTGCCCGTCCGGAGACCGTCTGA
- the dsdA gene encoding D-serine ammonia-lyase, with amino-acid sequence MENIQTLIAQYPLVKDLVALKETTWFNPGTTSLAEGLPYVGLTEDDVQDAHARLTRFAPYLAKAFPETAATGGIIESELAAIPAMQKRLEKEYGQPINGEMLLKKDSHLPISGSIKARGGIYEVLTHAEKLALEAGLLTTEDDYSVLLSPEFKQFFSQYSIAVGSTGNLGMSIGIMSAGIGFKVTVHMSADARAWKKAKLRSHGVTVVEYEEDYGVAVEQGRKAAESDPNCFFIDDENSRTLFLGYAVAGQRLKAQFAQQGRVVDADHPLFVYLPCGVGGGPGGVAFGLKLAFGDNVHCFFAEPTHSPCMLLGVYTGLHDGISVQEIGIDNLTAADGLAVGRASGFVGRAMQRLLDGLYTLDDQTMYDLLGWLAQEEGIRLEPSALAGMAGPQRVCTSADYQKMHGFSEEQLNSATHLVWATGGGMVPEAEMAQYLAKGR; translated from the coding sequence ATGGAAAACATTCAAACACTTATCGCCCAGTATCCTTTAGTGAAAGATTTGGTCGCTCTGAAGGAAACGACCTGGTTTAATCCTGGCACCACCTCTCTTGCGGAAGGTTTACCTTATGTTGGCCTGACGGAAGACGACGTTCAGGACGCGCATGCCCGCCTGACGCGCTTTGCGCCGTACCTGGCAAAAGCCTTCCCGGAAACGGCGGCAACCGGCGGTATTATCGAATCTGAACTGGCGGCCATTCCCGCGATGCAGAAACGGCTGGAAAAAGAGTACGGGCAGCCTATCAACGGCGAAATGCTGCTGAAAAAAGACAGCCATCTGCCAATTTCCGGTTCGATTAAAGCCCGTGGTGGTATTTATGAAGTGCTAACCCACGCTGAAAAACTGGCACTGGAAGCCGGTTTACTGACCACGGAAGATGATTACAGCGTGCTGCTTTCGCCTGAATTCAAACAATTCTTCAGCCAGTACAGCATCGCGGTGGGCTCAACCGGGAACCTCGGCATGTCGATAGGCATCATGAGCGCTGGCATTGGCTTTAAGGTGACGGTGCATATGTCCGCTGACGCTCGCGCGTGGAAAAAAGCCAAACTGCGCAGCCACGGCGTAACGGTGGTTGAGTACGAAGAAGATTACGGCGTGGCGGTTGAACAGGGACGCAAGGCGGCAGAGTCTGACCCAAACTGCTTCTTTATCGACGATGAAAACTCCCGCACGCTGTTCCTGGGCTACGCGGTGGCCGGGCAGCGTCTGAAGGCACAGTTCGCGCAGCAAGGCCGCGTGGTGGATGCTGACCATCCGCTGTTTGTCTATCTGCCATGCGGCGTCGGCGGCGGCCCTGGCGGCGTGGCATTTGGCCTGAAGCTGGCATTTGGCGACAACGTACACTGTTTCTTCGCAGAGCCGACCCATTCACCGTGTATGCTGCTGGGGGTTTACACCGGGCTGCACGATGGTATTTCCGTGCAGGAGATTGGCATTGATAACCTGACCGCCGCCGACGGCCTGGCGGTGGGCCGCGCATCTGGCTTTGTGGGACGCGCGATGCAGCGTCTGCTCGATGGTTTGTACACGCTGGATGACCAGACCATGTATGACCTGCTGGGCTGGTTGGCGCAGGAGGAAGGGATTCGCCTTGAGCCGTCGGCACTGGCGGGGATGGCTGGCCCACAGCGGGTATGCACCTCTGCTGATTATCAGAAAATGCACGGTTTTAGCGAAGAACAGCTCAATAGCGCTACCCATCTGGTGTGGGCCACCGGCGGCGGCATGGTGCCGGAAGCTGAAATGGCGCAGTACCTGGCAAAAGGTCGTTAA
- the dsdX gene encoding D-serine transporter DsdX, producing the protein MHSQIWVVSTLLISIVLIVLTIVKFKFHPFLALLLASFFVGTMMGMGPLDMVNAIESGIGGTLGFLAAVIGLGTILGKMMEVSGAAERIGLTLQRCRWLSADVIMVLVGLICGITLFVEVGVVLLIPLAFSIAKKTNTSLLKLAIPLCTALMAVHCVVPPHPAALFVANKLGADLGTVIVYGLLVGLMASLIGGPLYLKFLGNRLPFKPVPAEFSDLKVRDENTLPSLGATLFTVLLPIGLMLMKTVAELNMAKGSAVYTLLEFIGNPITAMFIAVFVAYYILGLRQHIGMGTLLTHTENGFGSIANILLIIGAGGAFNAILKSSGLADTLALILSNMHMHPILLAWLVALILHAAVGSATVAMMGATAIVAPMLPLYPNVSPEIIAIAIGSGAIGCTIVTDSLFWLVKQYCGATLNETFKYYTTATFIASVIALACTFLLSFII; encoded by the coding sequence ATGCACTCTCAAATCTGGGTTGTGAGCACGCTGCTGATAAGCATTGTGTTAATCGTGTTGACCATCGTGAAGTTTAAATTCCATCCGTTTCTGGCGCTGCTGTTAGCCAGCTTCTTTGTGGGCACCATGATGGGCATGGGGCCGCTAGATATGGTCAATGCCATCGAGAGTGGCATCGGCGGCACGCTGGGCTTCCTCGCCGCAGTTATCGGTCTGGGGACCATTCTGGGCAAGATGATGGAAGTGTCCGGCGCGGCAGAACGTATTGGCCTGACGCTCCAGCGCTGCCGCTGGCTTTCCGCTGACGTGATTATGGTGCTGGTCGGCCTGATTTGCGGGATCACGCTGTTTGTTGAAGTCGGCGTGGTACTGTTGATTCCGCTGGCGTTTTCTATTGCCAAAAAAACCAATACCTCACTGCTGAAGCTGGCCATCCCGCTGTGTACGGCGCTGATGGCGGTGCACTGCGTTGTCCCGCCGCATCCGGCAGCGCTATTTGTGGCAAATAAACTTGGTGCAGATCTGGGCACCGTGATTGTCTACGGTTTACTGGTGGGGCTGATGGCGTCACTTATCGGCGGGCCGCTGTATCTGAAGTTCCTTGGCAACCGTCTGCCGTTTAAACCGGTACCGGCTGAGTTTTCCGATTTGAAGGTGCGCGACGAAAACACGCTGCCGTCGCTGGGTGCCACGCTGTTTACCGTGCTGCTGCCGATTGGCCTGATGCTGATGAAAACCGTCGCAGAACTGAACATGGCAAAAGGCAGCGCGGTGTATACGTTGCTGGAGTTTATCGGCAACCCGATCACCGCCATGTTTATCGCCGTGTTTGTGGCCTACTACATTCTCGGTCTGCGCCAGCATATCGGCATGGGCACTCTGCTGACTCATACTGAAAATGGCTTTGGCTCCATTGCCAATATCCTGCTGATTATCGGGGCGGGCGGCGCGTTCAACGCCATTCTGAAGAGCAGCGGGCTGGCGGATACGCTGGCGCTGATTCTTTCAAACATGCATATGCACCCGATTCTACTGGCCTGGCTGGTGGCGTTGATCCTGCACGCGGCGGTAGGTTCTGCCACAGTGGCAATGATGGGCGCGACGGCAATTGTCGCGCCGATGCTGCCACTCTATCCCAACGTCAGCCCGGAGATCATCGCTATTGCCATCGGTTCCGGTGCCATTGGCTGCACGATCGTCACCGATTCCCTCTTCTGGCTGGTGAAGCAATACTGCGGCGCAACCCTGAATGAGACGTTCAAATACTATACGACCGCGACATTTATCGCGTCGGTGATTGCACTGGCGTGCACATTCCTGCTTTCCTTTATTATCTAA
- the dsdC gene encoding DNA-binding transcriptional regulator DsdC, giving the protein MDPVREVRNRLLNGWQLSKLYTFEVAARHQSFALAAEELSLSPSAVSHRINQLEEELGIQLFVRSHRKVELTHEGKRVFWALKSSLDTLNQEILDIKNQELSGTLTVYSRPSIAQCWLVPALGDFTRRYPSISLTILTGNDNVNMQRAGIDLALYFDDAPSAQLTHHFLMDEEILPVCSPDYARRYDLTDSLVNLPHCTLLHDRQAWSNDSGTDEWHSWAQHYDVNLPTSSGIGFDRSDLAVIAAMNHIGVAMGRKRLVQKRIDSGELVAPFGDRALKCHQHYYVTTLPGRQWPKIEAFIGWLQEQVR; this is encoded by the coding sequence ATGGATCCCGTACGCGAGGTCAGAAATCGGCTGCTCAATGGCTGGCAACTGTCAAAGCTGTATACCTTTGAAGTGGCGGCGAGGCATCAGTCGTTTGCGCTGGCGGCAGAGGAACTGTCGTTGAGCCCCAGCGCCGTTAGCCACCGGATTAATCAACTGGAAGAGGAACTGGGCATCCAGCTGTTCGTCCGTTCACATCGCAAGGTGGAACTGACCCACGAAGGCAAACGGGTGTTCTGGGCGCTGAAATCTTCGCTGGACACGCTCAATCAGGAAATTCTCGACATCAAAAATCAGGAGCTGTCCGGGACGCTCACCGTCTACTCGCGGCCCTCCATCGCCCAGTGCTGGCTGGTTCCGGCGCTCGGTGATTTTACCCGCCGCTACCCGTCGATTTCTCTGACCATCCTGACTGGGAATGACAACGTTAATATGCAGCGTGCCGGGATTGACCTGGCGCTCTATTTTGACGACGCACCGTCTGCGCAATTGACGCATCATTTTTTGATGGATGAAGAGATTCTGCCCGTCTGTAGCCCGGATTATGCTCGTCGTTATGATCTGACGGATTCGCTGGTCAATCTGCCGCACTGTACGTTATTGCACGACCGGCAGGCGTGGAGTAATGATTCCGGTACCGATGAATGGCATAGCTGGGCGCAGCATTATGATGTGAATTTGCCGACATCGTCGGGCATTGGCTTCGATCGTTCTGATTTAGCGGTGATTGCCGCCATGAACCACATCGGCGTGGCGATGGGGCGCAAGCGGCTGGTACAAAAACGTATCGACAGCGGGGAGCTGGTCGCTCCCTTTGGTGACAGGGCGCTGAAATGCCATCAACACTATTACGTCACTACTCTGCCTGGCCGCCAATGGCCGAAGATTGAGGCGTTTATTGGCTGGCTGCAAGAGCAGGTTAGATAG